In Myxococcus stipitatus, the following are encoded in one genomic region:
- a CDS encoding protein kinase domain-containing protein: MNERYRLIRPLASGGMAELFLGVARGAEGFERTVAIKRILPHLAKEPEIARMFLAEARLATQLQHQNIATVFDVGEAPSGLFLVMELVDGWDLGVLLRLAARHGRRFPPHLAAFITLQTLAGLHHAYRKTHEGRPVMVAHRDVSPSNILVSREGEVKVTDFGIARLSGASFTEPGLFKGKEAYSAPEVLQGSPATEVSDQFSLGLVFHELLTGTHPFATSLTSGSVVYALISRDIPPLPPTVPAPLADVVRRMLARAPEARFPSAHAVAEVLARWLSQSGEPASAHALTAFLSTLAPPPTLKEQGEPASAEAPRDPVPVESGYSFSNEVDMTDEEPAEVAGIEMSASGRLIHRCVNCSTPLSAPRAPCVVCHPELAPAAHALPSSGFPTEDDAGLGGVRGTPSSRDAQKAPGLGAARPTSSAGVRSGVSSPGDGASVGGMPPSASARAGAAARRADPVSPSLGPSSATMSLADSVESTHHRPSAPSVLRAGPEALELEERAPRPESNWDPLPVPDSSPRKWGRRIGRIVIALVGIAVAVGGSMWLWPQRARLSGRLMASMNKPMAPPVLMLMSEPSGATVLVDDTPVGTTPLALDNLYPDGPIGVQVRLKGYRTWKGTFPGGEAAQLEVKLQR, encoded by the coding sequence GTGAATGAACGCTATCGGCTCATCAGGCCCCTGGCTTCTGGAGGCATGGCGGAGCTCTTCCTTGGGGTGGCTCGCGGCGCGGAAGGCTTCGAGCGCACCGTCGCCATCAAGCGCATCCTGCCGCACCTGGCGAAGGAACCCGAAATCGCCCGGATGTTCCTGGCCGAGGCGCGGCTCGCCACACAGCTTCAGCACCAGAACATCGCCACGGTGTTCGACGTGGGCGAAGCCCCCTCGGGTCTCTTCCTGGTGATGGAGCTGGTGGACGGATGGGATCTGGGCGTGCTGTTGCGGCTCGCCGCCAGACATGGGCGGCGCTTCCCACCCCATCTCGCGGCGTTCATCACGCTCCAGACACTCGCGGGGCTGCACCACGCCTATCGCAAGACGCACGAGGGCCGGCCGGTGATGGTCGCCCATCGGGACGTCTCCCCGTCCAACATCCTCGTGTCCCGAGAGGGCGAGGTGAAGGTGACGGACTTCGGCATCGCCCGCCTGAGCGGCGCGTCCTTCACCGAGCCTGGGCTCTTCAAGGGCAAGGAGGCCTACAGCGCTCCCGAGGTCCTTCAAGGTTCTCCCGCCACGGAGGTGAGCGACCAGTTCTCCCTGGGCCTCGTCTTCCATGAGCTGCTCACAGGGACCCATCCGTTCGCCACCAGCCTGACGTCGGGCTCGGTCGTATACGCCCTCATCTCGCGCGACATACCGCCCTTGCCGCCAACGGTTCCCGCGCCGCTCGCCGACGTCGTCCGCAGGATGCTGGCACGCGCCCCCGAGGCCCGGTTCCCTTCGGCACATGCCGTGGCGGAAGTGCTCGCGCGCTGGCTTTCACAGTCGGGCGAACCCGCGAGCGCCCACGCCCTCACCGCTTTCCTGTCGACCCTCGCCCCGCCCCCCACGCTGAAGGAGCAAGGTGAGCCGGCGAGCGCCGAGGCCCCTCGCGACCCGGTTCCCGTCGAGTCCGGGTACTCATTCAGCAACGAAGTGGACATGACGGACGAGGAGCCCGCGGAGGTCGCGGGCATCGAGATGAGCGCCAGTGGGCGGCTCATCCACCGCTGCGTGAACTGCTCCACCCCACTGTCGGCCCCCCGCGCGCCGTGTGTCGTCTGCCACCCAGAGCTTGCCCCTGCTGCCCACGCGCTACCCTCCTCGGGATTCCCGACGGAGGACGACGCCGGACTCGGTGGAGTGCGCGGTACGCCTTCGTCTCGCGATGCGCAGAAGGCACCGGGTCTTGGTGCTGCGCGGCCCACGTCGAGCGCGGGCGTTCGTTCCGGAGTCTCGAGTCCTGGTGACGGCGCCTCTGTGGGCGGGATGCCACCCAGTGCCAGTGCTCGCGCGGGTGCCGCTGCTCGTCGCGCGGACCCTGTGTCGCCCTCGCTGGGGCCGTCGTCCGCCACGATGTCACTCGCGGACAGCGTCGAGTCCACGCATCACCGTCCCTCCGCGCCCAGTGTGCTTCGCGCGGGCCCGGAGGCGCTGGAGCTCGAGGAACGTGCGCCTCGACCAGAGAGCAACTGGGACCCGTTGCCCGTGCCCGACTCGTCGCCGCGAAAATGGGGACGACGCATCGGCCGCATCGTCATCGCACTCGTGGGTATCGCTGTCGCCGTGGGCGGCAGCATGTGGCTGTGGCCTCAGCGCGCCAGACTCTCGGGGCGGCTCATGGCCAGCATGAACAAGCCCATGGCGCCCCCCGTGCTCATGCTCATGAGCGAGCCGTCGGGAGCGACCGTGCTGGTCGATGACACGCCGGTGGGGACGACGCCGCTCGCGCTCGACAACCTCTACCCCGACGGCCCCATCGGTGTGCAGGTGCGCCTCAAGGGCTACCGGACCTGGAAGGGCACCTTCCCCGGAGGCGAAGCCGCGCAGCTCGAGGTGAAGCTCCAGCGCTGA
- a CDS encoding ClpXP protease specificity-enhancing factor SspB: MDDSKDLDKKERLLAALDQGMVMIHLDARRPGVLVPVSLRGEAHLRLNLSYRFDPPDLTVGEWGVRCTLSFSGSRFKVAVPWSALFAIASHVTKESWMYMEDMPPELLQQPVAPRPSPQPMPASAERPRTFLREVPPEPVDELPPPAAAAEVAPEGPKDDSPPPRRGHLRLVK; this comes from the coding sequence ATGGACGACTCGAAGGATTTGGACAAGAAGGAACGGCTGTTGGCCGCGTTGGACCAGGGGATGGTGATGATCCACCTGGATGCGCGTCGGCCGGGTGTGCTCGTTCCAGTTTCGCTGCGGGGAGAGGCTCATCTGCGCCTCAACCTGTCGTACCGCTTTGACCCGCCGGACCTGACGGTGGGGGAGTGGGGCGTGCGGTGCACGCTGAGTTTCTCGGGTTCACGCTTCAAGGTGGCGGTGCCTTGGTCCGCGTTGTTCGCCATTGCCAGCCACGTGACGAAGGAGTCGTGGATGTACATGGAGGACATGCCCCCGGAGCTGCTTCAGCAGCCGGTGGCGCCGCGTCCTTCGCCGCAGCCGATGCCCGCCTCCGCGGAGCGTCCGCGCACCTTCTTGCGAGAGGTCCCCCCGGAGCCGGTGGATGAGCTGCCGCCTCCCGCGGCCGCCGCCGAAGTCGCGCCGGAAGGGCCCAAGGATGATTCACCGCCGCCCCGTCGAGGACATCTGCGGCTCGTGAAGTGA
- the smpB gene encoding SsrA-binding protein SmpB → MASGGKSKGPAGGEQAIKVVAENRRARFDYTVDEKVEAGLELTGSEVKSLREGVANLSDAYALPKGSELFLLNAHIGSYKSASVFDHLPTRGRKLLMHRAEIDRWVTKVRERGYSIIPLVLYFKKGRAKVELGLCRGKTHEDRRQDIKERETKREMDRAVRRR, encoded by the coding sequence ATGGCATCGGGTGGAAAGTCGAAGGGGCCGGCGGGCGGCGAGCAGGCAATCAAGGTCGTCGCCGAGAATCGGCGTGCGCGCTTCGACTACACCGTCGATGAGAAAGTGGAGGCGGGCCTGGAACTGACGGGAAGCGAGGTGAAGTCGTTGCGAGAAGGGGTGGCCAACCTCTCGGACGCCTACGCGCTTCCCAAGGGCAGCGAGCTGTTCTTGCTCAATGCCCACATTGGCTCCTACAAGTCCGCCAGCGTGTTCGACCATCTGCCCACGCGCGGCCGGAAGCTGCTGATGCACCGGGCGGAGATCGACCGTTGGGTCACCAAGGTGCGGGAGCGTGGTTATTCCATCATCCCGCTTGTGCTGTATTTCAAGAAAGGGCGCGCCAAGGTGGAGCTGGGGCTCTGTCGGGGCAAGACACACGAGGACCGGCGCCAAGACATCAAGGAACGGGAGACGAAGCGGGAGATGGACCGGGCCGTGCGCCGCCGTTGA
- the panC gene encoding pantoate--beta-alanine ligase, which yields MTPAVLRTVEEVKTWAAGLRREGRRLALVPTMGYLHEGHLSLIREGRRRADVVAVSIFVNPTQFGPREDLSRYPRDFDGDLAKCGAAGADVVFAPGPEGMYPPGYQTYVEVTDVSQGLCGARRPGHFRGVATIVTQLLTLFRPETALFGEKDYQQLQVIRALNRDLHLGADIVGMPTIREPDGLAMSSRNAYLSPEERQRALSLSRGLRAALTLLQGETRDAAALMGAVRHELAAAGLREDYVELVDAERLTPLDSVAPGQAARLLVAAFSGTTRLIDNMALGG from the coding sequence ATGACGCCCGCCGTCCTGCGCACCGTGGAAGAAGTGAAGACGTGGGCGGCGGGCTTGCGCCGTGAGGGGCGCCGGCTCGCGCTGGTGCCCACCATGGGCTACCTGCATGAAGGGCACCTCTCGCTCATCCGCGAGGGGCGCCGTCGCGCCGACGTGGTGGCTGTCTCCATCTTCGTCAATCCGACCCAGTTCGGGCCCCGGGAGGACCTCTCGCGCTACCCGCGAGACTTCGATGGAGACCTGGCGAAGTGTGGCGCGGCGGGCGCGGATGTCGTCTTCGCGCCCGGGCCCGAGGGCATGTATCCCCCCGGCTACCAGACGTACGTCGAGGTGACGGATGTCAGCCAGGGGCTGTGTGGTGCCCGACGTCCGGGGCACTTCCGGGGCGTGGCCACCATCGTCACCCAGTTGCTCACGCTCTTCCGCCCGGAGACCGCGCTCTTCGGGGAGAAGGACTACCAGCAGCTCCAGGTCATCCGCGCGCTCAACCGCGACCTGCACCTGGGGGCGGACATCGTCGGGATGCCGACGATTCGCGAGCCCGACGGGCTGGCGATGAGCAGCCGAAATGCCTACTTGTCTCCAGAAGAGAGGCAGCGCGCGCTGTCTCTGTCGCGGGGGCTGAGGGCGGCGCTCACGTTGCTGCAAGGAGAGACTCGGGACGCGGCGGCGCTGATGGGCGCTGTCCGGCACGAGCTGGCGGCGGCCGGGCTGCGCGAGGACTACGTGGAGCTGGTGGACGCCGAGCGCCTCACGCCGCTCGACTCCGTGGCTCCGGGACAGGCCGCCCGCTTGCTTGTGGCGGCTTTCAGCGGCACGACACGGCTCATCGACAACATGGCTTTGGGCGGTTAG
- the panB gene encoding 3-methyl-2-oxobutanoate hydroxymethyltransferase — MKDKVTIHTLKRLKQIGQKICMVTAYDATFARIFDQSGADVLLVGDSLGMVVQGHESTLPVTMDQMVYHSAAVTRSTRRAHVVGDMPFMSYQVSAQDAVRNAGRLVTEGGVGSVKLEGGAEFADTVRAIVRASIPVMGHLGLTPQSVHKMGGYVVQGRDEEQGRKILEDALALEAAGAYSLVLEGVPLDLARTITQRLSIPVIGIGAGKYCDGQVLVCYDLLGMNPDFKPKFVKHYANLHGAITDAAGAFFSEIREGVFPDDEHSFKASKGLRAVSATPAMTAGAPPQGETQVTAEGGEEKVGPVYGIPV, encoded by the coding sequence GTGAAGGACAAGGTCACCATCCATACGCTGAAGCGCCTGAAGCAGATCGGCCAGAAGATCTGCATGGTCACCGCATACGACGCCACGTTCGCCCGCATCTTCGACCAGTCGGGAGCGGACGTCCTGCTCGTAGGTGACTCCCTGGGCATGGTGGTCCAGGGACATGAGTCCACGCTGCCGGTGACGATGGACCAGATGGTCTACCACTCGGCGGCGGTCACCCGGAGCACGCGGCGCGCGCACGTGGTGGGGGACATGCCCTTCATGAGCTACCAGGTGTCCGCCCAGGACGCGGTCCGCAACGCGGGGCGGCTGGTGACGGAGGGCGGAGTGGGCAGCGTGAAGCTGGAGGGTGGCGCCGAGTTCGCCGACACGGTGCGCGCCATCGTCCGGGCCAGCATCCCGGTGATGGGGCACCTGGGGCTGACGCCGCAGTCGGTCCACAAGATGGGCGGCTATGTCGTCCAGGGACGCGACGAGGAGCAGGGCCGCAAGATTCTGGAGGACGCGCTGGCCCTTGAGGCCGCGGGTGCCTATTCGCTCGTCCTGGAGGGTGTGCCTCTCGACCTGGCGCGAACGATTACGCAGCGGCTCTCCATCCCCGTCATCGGCATTGGCGCGGGCAAGTACTGCGATGGACAGGTGCTGGTCTGCTACGACCTCTTGGGGATGAACCCGGACTTCAAGCCCAAGTTCGTCAAGCACTACGCCAACCTGCACGGCGCCATCACCGACGCGGCGGGTGCCTTCTTCTCCGAGATTCGCGAAGGCGTGTTCCCGGACGACGAGCACTCGTTCAAGGCCTCCAAGGGCCTGCGCGCGGTGTCCGCCACTCCGGCGATGACCGCGGGTGCGCCTCCCCAGGGGGAGACGCAGGTCACCGCCGAGGGTGGTGAAGAGAAGGTCGGCCCCGTCTACGGAATCCCGGTGTAG
- a CDS encoding deoxynucleoside kinase, which produces MDYRYIVVEGPIGVGKTSLSNILSERLSARRVLEVVEENPFLSNFYTDRQKFGFQTQIFFLLSRFRQQQELFQQDLFRSVTVSDYLFAKDRIFAHLNLDTHELALYERVFEALGPRVTKPDLVVYLQARLDVLLQRIKKRGREFERKFDAAYLEGLVHSYNNFFSHYTETPLLVVDTSDIDFVNNELDREDLLSVIEKAKTGTQHYLPKASRRA; this is translated from the coding sequence ATGGACTACCGGTACATCGTGGTCGAGGGGCCTATTGGCGTCGGCAAGACGAGCCTCTCCAACATCCTTTCGGAGCGCTTGAGCGCGCGTCGCGTCCTGGAGGTCGTGGAGGAGAACCCCTTCCTCTCGAACTTCTATACGGACCGGCAGAAGTTCGGGTTCCAGACCCAGATTTTCTTCCTCCTGTCGCGCTTCCGGCAGCAGCAGGAGCTGTTTCAACAGGACCTGTTCCGCTCCGTCACGGTCAGCGACTACCTGTTCGCCAAGGACCGCATCTTCGCGCACCTCAACCTGGACACCCACGAGCTCGCCCTCTACGAGCGCGTCTTCGAGGCGCTCGGGCCTCGCGTCACCAAGCCCGACCTCGTCGTCTACCTCCAGGCCCGGCTCGACGTGCTGCTGCAACGCATCAAGAAGCGCGGCCGCGAGTTCGAGCGCAAGTTCGACGCCGCGTACCTGGAGGGGCTCGTCCACTCCTACAACAACTTCTTCTCGCACTACACGGAGACGCCGCTGCTCGTGGTGGACACCTCGGACATCGACTTCGTGAATAACGAGCTGGACCGGGAAGATCTGCTCTCAGTCATCGAGAAGGCGAAGACGGGCACCCAGCACTATCTGCCCAAGGCGTCCCGGCGGGCCTGA
- the rsmA gene encoding 16S rRNA (adenine(1518)-N(6)/adenine(1519)-N(6))-dimethyltransferase RsmA: MESPRDILKRHGLRAKYSWGQNFLGDEDALSTIADALHLRAGEPVVELGPGLGHLTRFLAATGAKVTAVERDRDMVTVLEKEAIPGVRVVAGNAATVNFAEVAGAPDVAVAGNLPYHLTSPILFRVLEQRAHVSRAVFTLQKEVVERLAAEPGSRDYGLLTVLLGLHFDAENVLTLEAWRFHPPPKVDSAVLSLTRRAAPRAPIVDEARFTRVVKAAFAQRRKTLINSLKSDKSLASHDAWVAALATAGIDSQRRAETLAPEEFAALERALGPVAPGTVTPPVALSSVESESAE, from the coding sequence GTGGAATCGCCGCGAGACATCCTCAAGCGCCACGGCCTGCGCGCGAAGTACAGCTGGGGCCAGAACTTCCTCGGAGACGAGGACGCCCTGAGCACCATCGCCGACGCGCTTCATCTGCGCGCGGGTGAGCCCGTCGTCGAGCTGGGCCCAGGCTTGGGCCACCTCACGCGCTTCCTCGCCGCCACCGGTGCGAAAGTCACGGCCGTGGAGCGCGACCGGGACATGGTGACGGTGCTGGAGAAGGAGGCCATCCCTGGGGTGCGCGTGGTGGCCGGCAACGCCGCCACGGTGAACTTCGCCGAGGTGGCCGGCGCGCCCGATGTCGCCGTCGCGGGCAACCTGCCGTATCACCTCACCAGCCCCATCCTGTTCCGAGTGCTGGAGCAGCGCGCGCACGTCTCTCGCGCCGTCTTCACCCTCCAGAAGGAAGTGGTGGAGCGGCTCGCCGCGGAGCCGGGCTCACGGGACTACGGCCTGCTCACCGTGCTCCTGGGCCTGCACTTCGACGCGGAGAATGTCCTCACGCTGGAGGCCTGGCGCTTCCACCCGCCCCCGAAGGTGGACTCCGCGGTGTTGTCGCTCACGCGCCGCGCGGCGCCCCGAGCGCCCATCGTCGACGAGGCCCGCTTCACCCGCGTGGTGAAGGCCGCCTTCGCGCAGCGCCGCAAGACGTTGATCAACTCGCTCAAGTCCGACAAGTCGCTGGCCTCGCACGACGCGTGGGTCGCCGCGTTGGCGACGGCGGGAATCGACTCCCAGCGCCGCGCGGAGACACTCGCGCCCGAGGAGTTCGCCGCGCTGGAGCGCGCGCTGGGCCCCGTGGCTCCGGGCACCGTGACGCCTCCGGTGGCCCTGTCCTCGGTGGAGTCGGAGTCGGCAGAGTAG
- the tsaD gene encoding tRNA (adenosine(37)-N6)-threonylcarbamoyltransferase complex transferase subunit TsaD yields the protein MLVLGLETSCDETAAAVVEDGRRVLSDVVSTQVDIHRRWGGVVPELASRNHIVQVMPVVHEALTRAEKTLDDVDLIAVTSGPGLIGALLVGLQVAKGLSLATGKPFVGANHLEGHLLAIRLLEDAPEPPFLGLVVSGGHTSLYEVKDFGHYRLVGSTRDDAAGEAYDKTARILGLPYPGGLPIDQLAQKGNPEAIRFPRALPGDNFDVSFSGLKTAVLHHVQKHGVPQGQALSDLCASFQEAVADVLSKKLVAAARRLGHKQLVLCGGVAANSRLRALCQQRAEERGLRMFLPPVRLCTDNGAMIAVAGYEAWRRGLRGDFRLAADPAWRM from the coding sequence TTGCTCGTCCTCGGACTGGAAACCTCCTGTGATGAGACCGCCGCCGCCGTCGTGGAGGACGGCCGGCGAGTGTTGTCGGACGTCGTCTCCACCCAGGTGGACATCCACCGCCGCTGGGGAGGCGTGGTGCCGGAGCTGGCATCGCGCAACCACATCGTCCAGGTGATGCCGGTGGTGCACGAGGCGCTCACCCGCGCGGAGAAGACGCTCGATGACGTGGACCTCATCGCCGTCACCTCGGGCCCGGGGCTGATTGGCGCGCTGCTGGTGGGGCTCCAGGTGGCCAAGGGGTTGAGCCTCGCCACTGGAAAGCCCTTCGTCGGCGCCAACCATCTGGAGGGTCACCTGCTCGCCATCCGGCTGCTCGAGGATGCGCCGGAGCCGCCGTTCCTCGGGCTGGTCGTCTCGGGCGGGCACACCAGCCTCTATGAGGTGAAGGACTTCGGCCACTACCGGCTGGTGGGCAGCACGCGCGATGACGCCGCGGGTGAGGCGTACGACAAGACGGCGCGCATCCTGGGGTTGCCGTACCCGGGAGGGCTGCCCATCGACCAGCTCGCGCAGAAGGGGAACCCGGAGGCCATCCGCTTCCCGCGCGCGCTGCCGGGGGACAACTTCGATGTCTCCTTCTCCGGGCTGAAGACGGCGGTGCTCCACCACGTGCAGAAGCACGGCGTCCCGCAGGGGCAGGCGCTCTCGGACCTCTGCGCGTCCTTCCAGGAGGCGGTGGCGGACGTGTTGTCGAAGAAGCTGGTGGCCGCCGCGCGCAGGCTGGGCCACAAGCAGCTCGTGTTGTGTGGAGGCGTGGCCGCCAACTCGCGGCTTCGGGCGCTGTGTCAGCAGCGCGCCGAGGAGCGGGGGCTGCGCATGTTCCTGCCCCCGGTGCGGTTGTGCACCGACAATGGTGCGATGATCGCCGTCGCGGGGTATGAGGCGTGGCGCCGCGGCCTGCGCGGAGATTTCCGCCTGGCGGCTGACCCCGCCTGGCGCATGTGA